Proteins encoded within one genomic window of Microbacterium soli:
- a CDS encoding TadE family protein: protein MRPPARLRDDHGSSTVEFVLVGALLTALVLSVLQLAFAVYVRNVVHDAAVEGAHYAALADTALGDGAQRTRAVISRAVGSAYAEDVSVGRDRRLGHESVVVRVRTTLPVMGLVGVPHGMEVEARAPVESFDDD, encoded by the coding sequence ATGCGCCCACCGGCACGGCTCCGCGACGACCACGGCTCGAGCACCGTCGAGTTCGTGCTCGTCGGTGCGCTGCTGACGGCTCTGGTGCTGTCGGTGCTGCAACTGGCGTTCGCCGTGTACGTGCGCAACGTGGTTCACGACGCGGCCGTGGAGGGCGCGCACTATGCGGCACTGGCCGACACCGCGCTCGGCGACGGGGCGCAGCGTACGCGCGCGGTCATCAGCCGCGCGGTGGGGAGCGCCTACGCGGAGGATGTGTCCGTCGGCCGGGATCGCCGTCTCGGGCATGAGAGCGTCGTCGTGCGGGTGCGCACCACGCTGCCCGTGATGGGGCTGGTCGGGGTGCCGCACGGGATGGAGGTGGAGGCCCGTGCCCCTGTCGAGTCCTTCGACGATGACTGA
- a CDS encoding TadE family protein, with the protein MTERPRRWSDESGTAALEFVTLGVLLLVPLVYLVLILGAVQEQTLGAEAAARHTARVIGQAPDAEAAAERGDAVLRSVVREYGMDADTVQVGIDCRPARTPCPAAGSTVIVTVSTRVSLPFLPPLFGLDRIAAIPVQAQAAQRTSRLWGSG; encoded by the coding sequence ATGACTGAGCGTCCGCGCCGGTGGTCGGACGAGTCCGGCACGGCGGCGCTGGAGTTCGTCACGCTCGGCGTGCTGCTGCTGGTGCCGCTGGTCTACCTCGTGCTGATCCTCGGCGCCGTGCAGGAGCAGACCCTCGGCGCGGAGGCCGCCGCACGGCACACCGCGCGGGTGATCGGGCAGGCGCCGGATGCGGAGGCCGCGGCCGAGCGCGGCGACGCCGTGCTGCGCAGCGTCGTGCGCGAGTACGGGATGGACGCCGACACCGTGCAGGTGGGCATCGACTGCCGCCCGGCGCGCACCCCGTGCCCCGCAGCGGGCAGCACCGTGATCGTCACCGTCAGCACACGGGTGAGCCTGCCGTTCCTGCCGCCGCTGTTCGGGCTCGACCGGATCGCGGCGATCCCCGTGCAGGCCCAGGCCGCGCAGCGGACGTCGAGGCTCTGGGGCAGCGGATGA
- a CDS encoding pilus assembly protein TadG-related protein has translation MSIRRTIHRLEHDEDGTVLPLILGYLLLAIAIILVCVSATDLYIAQKRLDSLADAAALAGADGFTLEVAVGGVHAELTDEKVREQADAVVAAVAQEARMVSAGTPDGVSARVTIAADWHPPVFSPFVPDGVPLQATATTRTALR, from the coding sequence ATGAGCATCCGGCGCACGATCCACCGCCTCGAGCACGACGAGGACGGCACGGTCCTGCCGCTGATCCTCGGCTACCTGCTGCTGGCGATCGCGATCATCCTCGTCTGCGTGAGCGCCACCGACCTGTACATCGCGCAGAAGCGGCTGGACTCCCTCGCCGACGCCGCGGCTCTCGCCGGCGCCGACGGATTCACCCTCGAGGTCGCCGTCGGCGGCGTGCACGCCGAGCTCACCGACGAGAAGGTGCGGGAGCAGGCGGATGCCGTCGTCGCGGCCGTCGCGCAGGAGGCGCGCATGGTGTCGGCGGGCACACCCGACGGGGTGTCCGCACGGGTGACGATCGCGGCGGACTGGCATCCGCCGGTGTTCTCGCCGTTCGTCCCCGACGGTGTGCCGCTGCAGGCGACAGCGACCACGCGCACGGCGCTGCGGTGA
- a CDS encoding MFS transporter, with product MVYIPALLFALGEGAVIPLIPVFAAELGADVPLAALVASALVVGQLCGNMPSGWLVAKVGERLAMIYAGLAAMVAGVGMLLASSLALLTGAVFVLGFCAATFGLARHSLMTTRVPIRYRARLLSLLGGCFRFGVFVGPFVAAVLISLTGTELSTVWFLMGCVAALVLVVTFGPDPERTIPVLLKPTGAAVAEDSGEVVTGSIPVADQRGVFQTMWAYRRVLSRLGSAAACLSAVRSAKQVILPLWGVSLGLDATTISLVVGVSGAIDFALFYASGQVMDRFGRIWAVIPALLMMGLGFTALSVTHDVDSALLWYGALAAALGVGNGLSSGILLTFGADLAPERDPAAFLGSWRTLTDAGGAAAPVVVSAIAAAASLSLATGLMGLVALVGAAGFLRWTPRYLPRTRD from the coding sequence ATGGTGTACATCCCAGCCCTGCTGTTCGCCCTCGGCGAGGGGGCGGTGATCCCGCTGATCCCGGTCTTCGCCGCCGAGCTGGGCGCGGACGTGCCGCTGGCCGCGCTGGTGGCCTCGGCCCTCGTGGTGGGCCAGCTGTGCGGGAACATGCCCTCGGGCTGGCTGGTGGCGAAGGTCGGCGAACGGCTCGCGATGATCTACGCGGGGCTCGCGGCGATGGTGGCGGGCGTCGGGATGCTCCTGGCGTCCTCACTGGCACTGCTGACGGGCGCCGTGTTCGTGCTGGGGTTCTGCGCGGCCACGTTCGGGCTGGCCCGGCATTCGCTCATGACCACCCGCGTTCCCATCCGGTACCGCGCTCGCCTGCTGTCGCTGCTGGGCGGATGCTTCCGGTTCGGCGTGTTCGTGGGCCCGTTCGTCGCCGCCGTGCTGATCAGCCTGACGGGCACCGAGCTGTCCACCGTCTGGTTCTTGATGGGCTGCGTGGCGGCACTCGTGCTCGTGGTGACGTTCGGGCCCGATCCGGAGCGCACCATCCCCGTGCTGCTCAAGCCCACCGGCGCCGCCGTCGCGGAGGACTCCGGTGAGGTGGTCACCGGCTCCATCCCCGTGGCGGACCAGCGCGGGGTGTTCCAGACGATGTGGGCGTACCGCCGGGTGCTGTCCCGGCTCGGCTCGGCGGCCGCGTGCCTGTCGGCCGTCCGCTCGGCGAAGCAGGTCATCCTGCCGCTGTGGGGCGTCTCACTGGGACTGGATGCGACGACCATCTCGCTCGTGGTCGGCGTGTCCGGGGCGATCGACTTCGCCCTGTTCTACGCCAGTGGGCAGGTGATGGACAGGTTCGGTCGGATCTGGGCCGTGATCCCGGCGCTGCTGATGATGGGGCTGGGGTTCACGGCCCTGTCGGTCACGCACGACGTCGATTCCGCCCTGCTGTGGTACGGCGCACTGGCCGCCGCCCTCGGCGTCGGCAACGGGCTCTCCAGCGGCATCCTGCTGACCTTCGGCGCGGATCTCGCCCCCGAGCGCGACCCCGCCGCGTTCCTGGGTTCCTGGCGGACCCTGACGGACGCCGGCGGTGCGGCCGCCCCGGTGGTGGTCTCCGCGATCGCCGCCGCCGCATCGCTGTCGCTGGCGACGGGGCTGATGGGCCTGGTGGCGCTGGTCGGCGCCGCGGGCTTCCTGCGCTGGACGCCGCGCTACCTGCCGCGCACGCGCGACTGA
- the prfB gene encoding peptide chain release factor 2, whose protein sequence is MFELDLSADIQALRHTYGDIREVVDVDTLRADIARLSEEAGAPDLWGDPEQAQKVTSALSHKQADLKRVLDVERRLDDLEVLIELANEMQDEDSAEEARKELAALTATINQLEVQTLLDGEYDDRNAIITIRSGAGGDDATDFAEMLMRMYLRWAEHHGYPAKVLDTSYAEGAGIKSATFEITAPYAFGTLSVEAGTHRLARISPFGSADKRQTSFAAVEVIPLMEEATEVEIPENDIRVDVFRSSGPGGQSVNTTDSAVRITHLPTGIVISMQNEKSQIQNRAAAMRLLQTRLLLLQKEEEAAKKKELAGTITASWGDQMRSYFLYGQQLVKDLRTGHESGNPDRVFDGDLDDFISAGIRWRKRREED, encoded by the coding sequence ATGTTCGAACTCGATCTCTCCGCCGACATCCAGGCCCTGCGTCACACCTACGGCGACATCCGCGAGGTCGTGGACGTCGACACGCTGCGTGCGGACATCGCCCGCCTGAGCGAGGAGGCCGGCGCTCCCGACCTGTGGGGCGACCCCGAGCAGGCGCAGAAGGTCACGAGCGCCCTCAGCCACAAGCAGGCCGACCTCAAGCGCGTCCTCGACGTCGAGCGCCGCCTCGACGACCTCGAGGTGCTCATCGAACTGGCCAACGAGATGCAGGATGAGGATTCCGCCGAGGAGGCCCGCAAGGAGCTGGCCGCGCTGACGGCCACCATCAATCAGCTCGAGGTGCAGACGCTGCTGGACGGCGAGTACGACGACCGCAACGCGATCATCACCATCCGCTCCGGCGCCGGCGGCGACGACGCCACCGACTTCGCCGAGATGCTCATGCGCATGTATCTGCGCTGGGCCGAGCACCACGGCTATCCCGCCAAGGTCCTGGACACCTCTTATGCGGAGGGCGCCGGCATCAAGTCCGCGACCTTCGAGATCACCGCCCCCTACGCGTTCGGCACGCTGTCCGTCGAGGCCGGGACGCACCGACTGGCCCGCATCAGCCCGTTCGGCTCCGCCGACAAGAGGCAGACCTCCTTCGCGGCCGTCGAGGTCATCCCGCTGATGGAGGAGGCCACTGAGGTGGAGATCCCGGAGAACGACATCCGTGTGGACGTCTTCCGCTCCTCCGGGCCCGGCGGTCAGTCCGTCAACACGACCGACTCCGCCGTGCGCATCACGCACCTGCCCACCGGGATCGTCATCTCGATGCAGAACGAGAAGTCGCAGATCCAGAACCGCGCCGCGGCCATGAGACTGCTGCAGACCCGCCTGCTGCTGCTGCAGAAGGAGGAGGAGGCGGCGAAGAAGAAGGAGCTCGCCGGCACCATCACCGCCAGCTGGGGCGACCAGATGCGCTCCTACTTCCTGTACGGCCAGCAGCTGGTCAAGGACCTCCGCACGGGCCACGAGTCCGGCAACCCGGACCGGGTGTTCGACGGCGACCTCGACGACTTCATCTCCGCGGGCATCCGCTGGCGCAAGCGCCGCGAAGAGGACTGA
- the ftsE gene encoding cell division ATP-binding protein FtsE — translation MIRFENVTKRYRGTKRPALSEVDFNVEAGEFVFLVGASGSGKSSCLRLILREDVPSAGRVAVLGRDLRSLPNRKVPYFRRHIGSVFQDFRLLSSKTVYQNVAFSLQVIGSSRGFIQQAVPEALALVGLDGKAKRMPHELSGGEQQRVAIARAIVNRPKVLLADEPTGNLDPATSVDIMQLLARINAGGTTVVMATHEASFVDQMQRRVIELKEGEMVRDELGGGYGDTSGIPRLHPEAVRGAAATAALTAVREAQRETSAVPAIAPDAGQQPVQPDPDVRVDPSARPDPEPQPAPTPRTNPIVIPDVQVDELGVADRLGLSGDDEEVGPTS, via the coding sequence ATGATCCGGTTCGAGAACGTCACCAAACGCTATCGCGGCACCAAGCGCCCCGCACTGTCCGAGGTCGACTTCAACGTCGAAGCCGGCGAGTTCGTGTTCCTCGTCGGTGCTTCGGGCTCCGGCAAGTCGAGCTGCCTGCGGCTCATCCTCCGTGAAGACGTCCCCAGCGCGGGCCGTGTCGCCGTGCTCGGTCGCGACCTGCGCTCGCTCCCCAATCGCAAGGTCCCGTACTTCCGCCGCCACATCGGCTCCGTCTTCCAGGACTTCCGGCTGCTGTCATCGAAGACCGTCTATCAGAACGTGGCGTTCTCGCTGCAGGTCATCGGCTCCTCCCGCGGGTTCATCCAGCAGGCCGTGCCGGAGGCGCTCGCCCTGGTCGGACTGGACGGCAAGGCCAAGCGGATGCCGCACGAGCTGTCCGGCGGCGAGCAGCAGCGCGTCGCGATCGCGCGCGCCATCGTGAACCGTCCCAAGGTGCTGCTCGCCGATGAACCGACCGGGAACCTCGACCCCGCGACCTCCGTCGACATCATGCAGCTGCTGGCCCGCATCAACGCCGGCGGGACGACGGTGGTGATGGCCACGCACGAGGCGTCCTTCGTCGACCAGATGCAGCGGCGCGTCATCGAGCTCAAGGAGGGGGAGATGGTGCGCGACGAGCTGGGCGGCGGGTACGGGGACACCTCCGGCATCCCCCGTCTGCACCCGGAGGCCGTCCGCGGTGCGGCGGCCACGGCCGCGCTCACCGCCGTGCGGGAGGCGCAGCGGGAGACATCCGCCGTGCCTGCGATCGCCCCGGATGCCGGGCAGCAGCCCGTCCAACCCGACCCGGATGTCCGAGTCGACCCATCCGCCCGGCCCGACCCGGAGCCGCAGCCCGCACCGACCCCGCGCACGAACCCCATCGTCATCCCCGACGTGCAGGTCGATGAGCTCGGCGTGGCCGACCGCCTGGGGCTCTCCGGCGACGACGAGGAAGTGGGGCCGACCTCGTGA
- the ftsX gene encoding permease-like cell division protein FtsX, translating to MNPGLIIGEALLGLRRNLSMVISVVLVTFVSLTFVGAAILMQTQISTMRGYWGEKAEVTVYMCSPLSTTDTCVGGEADQEQIDKVEKTLSGDAFAPLISEVRLQSKEEAYQDIVDQLGEEQASVIGVENTSVDFRITMKDPRQSEVITEAFAGEAGVEAVKDQRKLLDPLFSALTVATYIAVGVAALMLIAAVLLIATTIRLSAYARRKEIGIMRLVGASNGSIQTPFVLEGVFAAFLGSVLAGAAVLAGVHFGVEGYLAERVPFMRPLVGMQDAAFVVPVLVVIGIVLSALSAGFAIRRWLRT from the coding sequence GTGAACCCCGGACTCATCATCGGTGAGGCGCTGCTGGGGCTGCGCCGCAACCTCTCCATGGTCATCTCCGTGGTGCTCGTCACCTTCGTCTCGCTGACCTTCGTCGGCGCGGCCATCCTCATGCAGACCCAGATCAGCACCATGCGCGGCTACTGGGGCGAGAAGGCCGAAGTGACGGTGTACATGTGCTCGCCGCTGTCGACGACCGACACGTGCGTGGGCGGCGAGGCGGACCAGGAGCAGATCGACAAGGTCGAGAAGACTCTGTCCGGCGACGCCTTCGCACCGCTGATCAGCGAGGTGCGCCTCCAGAGCAAGGAGGAGGCATACCAGGACATCGTCGATCAGCTCGGGGAGGAGCAGGCCAGCGTGATCGGGGTGGAGAACACGTCGGTCGACTTCCGCATCACCATGAAGGACCCGCGGCAGTCGGAGGTGATCACCGAGGCGTTCGCCGGCGAGGCCGGCGTGGAGGCCGTCAAGGACCAGCGCAAACTGCTGGACCCGCTGTTCTCGGCCCTGACGGTCGCGACCTACATCGCCGTCGGCGTGGCCGCGCTCATGCTCATCGCCGCCGTGCTGCTGATCGCCACCACCATCCGGCTGTCGGCCTACGCGCGGCGCAAGGAGATCGGGATCATGCGCCTGGTCGGCGCGTCCAACGGCTCCATCCAGACGCCTTTCGTGCTCGAAGGGGTCTTCGCGGCCTTCCTGGGATCGGTGCTCGCGGGCGCGGCGGTGCTCGCCGGAGTCCATTTCGGTGTGGAGGGCTACCTCGCCGAACGCGTGCCGTTCATGCGTCCTCTGGTCGGGATGCAGGACGCCGCCTTCGTCGTGCCGGTGCTCGTCGTCATCGGCATCGTGCTGTCGGCCCTCTCGGCGGGCTTCGCGATCCGTCGCTGGCTGCGCACCTGA
- the smpB gene encoding SsrA-binding protein SmpB encodes MPRERGEKAIATNRRARHDYNLEKSYEAGLVLTGTEVKSLRQGRANLTDGYAYIKGGEAFLDAVHIPEYSQGHWTNHSAKRVRKLLLHRDEIRRLEHAVAAGGYTIIPLRLYFSDGRAKVEIALAKGKREYDKRQTLRERQDAREAERAMRTRNRLGE; translated from the coding sequence ATGCCCAGGGAACGCGGTGAGAAGGCCATCGCGACCAACCGTCGCGCGCGTCACGACTACAACCTCGAGAAATCCTACGAGGCCGGACTCGTGCTCACCGGCACGGAGGTCAAGTCGCTGCGCCAGGGCCGGGCGAACCTCACCGACGGCTACGCGTACATCAAGGGCGGGGAGGCGTTCCTCGACGCCGTGCACATCCCCGAGTACTCCCAGGGGCACTGGACCAACCACTCCGCCAAGCGTGTCCGCAAACTGCTGCTGCACCGTGACGAGATCCGCAGGCTCGAGCACGCCGTCGCCGCCGGCGGCTACACGATCATCCCGCTGCGGCTGTACTTCTCCGACGGCAGGGCGAAGGTCGAGATCGCGCTCGCGAAGGGCAAGCGCGAATACGACAAGCGTCAGACGCTGCGCGAGCGGCAGGACGCCCGCGAGGCCGAACGCGCCATGCGCACCCGCAACCGCCTCGGGGAGTGA
- a CDS encoding S9 family peptidase: protein MTMPYGSWPSPFSPADVSASAPRIDGARFVGDEIWWGESVPAEGGRIAVRSSSGATVLPAPWSARSRVHEYGGGAWTADAEGTLYFVHGDDQRVHRMRRGGVPEPITAAGAQYGGLSLQRGRLLAVREDLRPDPHLRAIVEIPTDGSAARDESAVRVHVQGSAFFAHPALSPDGTRLAFVEWTGRSMPWDHALLNVVEVGGDVFAETGARAALQPEWISDDELLHLDDPSGRWNLQRLRLDGLAVRGRETVASADADTGGGLWVLGDRWYGVLADGRIVAVRTNGTDELWLIDPATGAERRLEVAATGELCVDDVSGVRVLVSGSGADVDRGLWCVDVDAGEATAIRGGDRVDTDWIPVARPVTFRGAHGPVHAFDYRPTHPQAQAPDGELPPYVVLVHGGPTSHVSGAASLAAAFWTSRGIGVLDVNYGGSTGYGRAYRERLNGQWGIVDVDDVIAAARGLAEAGLADPDRIAIRGGSAGGWTVLSALVRGGTFAAGISRYGVSDLRMLAADTHDFEKFYLDGLVGPLPEAEDVYIARSPLTHTDCIDVPVLLLQGAEDRVVPPSQSEAIRDALAARGVPHEYVLYPGEGHGFRRAETIISSLTTELEFLARTFGFTPA, encoded by the coding sequence ATGACCATGCCCTACGGCTCCTGGCCCTCGCCGTTCTCCCCCGCCGACGTGTCCGCTTCCGCTCCCCGGATCGACGGCGCGCGCTTCGTCGGGGACGAGATCTGGTGGGGCGAGTCCGTCCCCGCCGAGGGCGGCCGGATCGCCGTGCGCAGCTCGTCCGGCGCGACGGTGCTGCCTGCTCCCTGGAGCGCGCGGTCGCGGGTGCACGAGTACGGCGGCGGCGCGTGGACGGCGGATGCCGAGGGGACCCTGTACTTCGTGCACGGGGACGATCAGCGGGTGCACCGGATGCGGAGGGGCGGCGTCCCCGAGCCGATCACCGCCGCCGGCGCGCAGTACGGCGGCCTGTCGCTGCAGCGCGGCAGGCTGCTCGCGGTGCGGGAGGATCTGCGTCCCGACCCGCATCTGCGGGCGATCGTGGAGATCCCCACGGACGGCTCGGCCGCGCGGGACGAGTCCGCGGTCCGTGTGCACGTCCAGGGATCGGCGTTCTTCGCGCATCCCGCGCTGTCCCCCGACGGCACGCGGCTGGCGTTCGTGGAGTGGACGGGCCGTTCGATGCCGTGGGATCACGCCCTGCTGAACGTGGTCGAGGTCGGCGGCGACGTGTTCGCCGAGACCGGTGCCCGCGCGGCGCTGCAGCCGGAGTGGATCTCCGACGACGAGCTGCTGCACCTGGACGATCCCTCCGGCCGCTGGAACCTGCAGCGGCTGCGGCTGGACGGGCTCGCGGTGCGCGGACGCGAAACCGTCGCGTCGGCGGATGCCGACACCGGCGGCGGGCTGTGGGTGCTGGGCGACCGCTGGTACGGTGTGCTCGCGGACGGACGGATCGTCGCGGTGCGCACGAACGGCACCGACGAACTGTGGCTGATCGATCCCGCCACGGGTGCCGAGCGACGGCTGGAGGTGGCCGCCACGGGCGAGTTGTGCGTCGACGACGTCTCGGGCGTCCGGGTGCTGGTCTCCGGCAGCGGCGCGGACGTCGACCGCGGGCTGTGGTGCGTGGACGTCGACGCCGGCGAGGCCACGGCGATCCGCGGCGGCGACCGGGTCGACACGGACTGGATCCCCGTCGCCCGCCCGGTGACCTTCCGCGGCGCGCACGGCCCCGTGCACGCCTTCGACTACCGTCCCACCCATCCGCAGGCGCAGGCGCCCGACGGGGAGCTGCCGCCGTACGTCGTCCTCGTGCACGGCGGCCCCACCTCGCATGTGTCGGGGGCGGCATCCCTCGCCGCGGCGTTCTGGACCAGTCGCGGCATCGGCGTGCTCGATGTGAACTACGGCGGCTCGACGGGGTACGGCCGCGCCTACCGCGAGCGTCTGAACGGCCAGTGGGGCATCGTCGACGTCGACGATGTGATCGCCGCGGCGCGCGGGCTGGCCGAGGCGGGCCTGGCCGATCCCGACCGCATCGCCATCCGCGGAGGATCGGCGGGCGGATGGACGGTGCTCAGCGCGCTCGTGCGCGGCGGCACGTTCGCGGCCGGTATCAGCCGCTATGGCGTCTCCGATCTGCGGATGCTGGCCGCTGACACGCACGACTTCGAGAAGTTCTACCTGGACGGGCTGGTCGGTCCGCTCCCCGAGGCCGAGGACGTCTACATCGCCCGCTCGCCGCTCACCCACACCGACTGCATCGACGTGCCGGTGCTGCTGCTGCAGGGAGCGGAGGACCGGGTCGTGCCGCCTTCGCAGTCCGAGGCGATCCGCGACGCACTGGCCGCCAGGGGGGTCCCCCACGAGTACGTGCTGTACCCCGGTGAAGGGCACGGCTTCCGGCGCGCGGAAACGATCATCTCGTCGTTGACGACCGAGCTGGAGTTCCTCGCGCGCACGTTCGGATTCACCCCGGCGTGA
- a CDS encoding methylenetetrahydrofolate reductase produces MTRVPFSFELYPPRSAASAHALHDTIDRLAEVGPEFLSVTYGAGGSTGGRSLEVLRHIRTRTAVEPLAHLTCVGNTYAGAARLIREFLDAGILSFLALRGDPPAGSTEGDSFLGDLESSAQLVQLIDRVQAERAPYEESPVPGHPDAVRVSPRRKVSIAVAAFPNGHPRSAYSGQHVDALLAKQAAGATLAITQLFFHADHYLAFVERARRAGVTIPILPGIMPITSPARLARVLELTGEELPGELSIALEVEPTVEGRRQIGIAWAADLARAVVAGGAPGVHLYAFNQHETVLDVLAHAGILSAPQLSSASKGTS; encoded by the coding sequence ATGACGCGCGTGCCGTTCTCCTTCGAGCTGTATCCGCCGCGTTCGGCGGCCAGCGCGCACGCCCTGCACGACACCATCGACAGGCTCGCCGAGGTCGGCCCCGAGTTCCTCTCCGTCACCTACGGCGCCGGTGGCTCGACGGGCGGACGATCCCTGGAGGTGCTGCGGCACATCCGCACCCGTACCGCCGTCGAGCCGCTCGCCCACCTCACGTGCGTCGGCAACACCTACGCCGGTGCGGCCCGGCTCATCCGGGAGTTCCTGGATGCCGGGATCCTCAGCTTCCTCGCGCTGCGCGGCGACCCGCCGGCGGGAAGCACTGAGGGCGACTCCTTCCTCGGCGATCTGGAGAGCTCCGCCCAGCTGGTGCAGCTCATCGATCGCGTGCAGGCCGAGCGTGCGCCGTACGAGGAGTCGCCGGTTCCCGGCCATCCGGACGCCGTGCGCGTGTCGCCGCGGCGGAAGGTCAGCATCGCCGTGGCGGCCTTCCCCAACGGGCACCCCCGTTCGGCGTACAGCGGCCAGCACGTCGATGCGCTGCTGGCCAAGCAGGCGGCCGGCGCCACCCTCGCGATAACACAGCTGTTCTTCCACGCCGACCATTACCTGGCCTTCGTCGAGCGCGCCCGCCGGGCGGGCGTGACCATTCCGATCCTGCCCGGGATCATGCCGATCACCTCGCCCGCACGCCTGGCCCGCGTGCTGGAGCTGACCGGCGAGGAGCTCCCCGGAGAGCTCTCCATCGCCCTCGAGGTCGAGCCCACCGTCGAGGGGCGCCGGCAGATCGGCATCGCCTGGGCCGCCGACCTCGCCCGCGCTGTCGTGGCGGGCGGTGCGCCGGGAGTCCACCTGTACGCCTTCAACCAGCACGAGACCGTGCTGGACGTCCTCGCGCACGCCGGAATCCTCTCCGCGCCGCAGCTCTCCTCCGCATCGAAAGGAACCTCATGA